From the Trifolium pratense cultivar HEN17-A07 linkage group LG4, ARS_RC_1.1, whole genome shotgun sequence genome, the window GAAGATTTCATGGTTATCTGTTATTACTATAGTTCTATAATGAGTTTGTGAatctaaagaaaatataatattgctGATACTCAGATATTACGCCGGAATCTTCACATGCTTCTCTGGGAGTCGTTGGAGAGCAAAATTAGTCGGTCTTCATAGTTGTGAGTTGATGATGATcattactacttattttaactactattatcaattttatgttACTTATTTTCTATGTTAAAGTATTTATAAAATTGGGGAACACACCCTTTGAACATTTTCTCGTCATTGTTATATAATTTCCAAGTCATCAAATTAACTATACTCTATTTGGACTTATCCATGACTTGTTGAGCAAATGAATTGAAAATGAGGTTTGATTGTggtatttttacataaatttcaaTATCTCGTGAAACGTGGATTTTGATAAATATGTTTTCAGAATAATGATTTCAATCAAGTAACCGATAACAAGGATAACGGTCTAGGTGCACCTAGTTATATAATATCGAGTAGAAAAGGGctatccgttagatggagccgccACTAAGTGAGAGGCCACTCttaggaggaaagggctatcaacgagatggagccgtcTCTCGATTCTATCGTAACGAATTGACTATCGACGAGTTGTAGACAACCTAATTAAAGATGAGGATGTGTTTTCGTAATCGAGTAGAAAAGGGctatccgttagatggagccgcccctaagtgaaaggccactcttaggaggaaagggctatcaacgagatggagccgtcTCTCGATTCTCTCGTTATgacttctttttatttgattggatttctatatttttattatttcaaatttcaaactctatAATGATTTGGATCaagtattatttatattttgtagtTACTACTATACAATAATTATTACAAGCTTTCTAAAAATCAAATGCTCGTGCCTTTGTGTGTTTCCCATCTAGTTGGTAATGGTTGTTATCTCTCACTAAGTCCTTGTGACTTACTCCttcatcttatattttttttcagattCAAAGTCAACTGAATAGAAAGCTTCTAGCAGAGTTAAAGATTTGTCAATGTCACTCTTTTGGTAGGCCTTCTTGATgaaaaactattttgtatatgtaTATTTGGAGTTGATCATCGAGTATCTGCAGCTATTTTGAGTCTAGGAATATCTTGTTTTGAAATGTATAAATTTAAACATGTATTTCTCAAAACTCTAGCTGATGATGTATCATGTAAAACAGGATTTATTCTGATTTGGAAACATTGAAAATACAGATGAGACTTTGTCGAAATTTCAGTAAAATTGTTCTAAAGTAAATAGTCATTtggaaataatatatttattgtttgttaaaTTCGGTCATTAGGCTTGCCGGACTAGTATTAGTTCGTGCGCCGGTCACGATTGGAGTTGGGTCGTGACAGCAGCTATCTCTAAATCCTtctatcaaaataaattttagtgcACTTAATTAGTTCTGCTTCCAACTTTAAGATTATTGTGTCTAATACTGTATTTATAgtatcatttttaatatttaaatatacttcacttcaaattatattttaaggcAGAATTGAATTTACAGAATTGAATTTACAATTTTGCAGAAATATAAGTTGTTAAAATAGAATTTTGGCCTTTAGAAATGCATGTAACAGTAGATAACTTATTATAAACTTCTAACCATACTTACAATCAGTTTAATTACCAACTTTGTAGCTGATTAACTATTCTAATTTCTAAAACTTGATTGACTACCCAACAATCAGTTTTTGTGTTGCAATAGCACTCATAAAGCTTTTATCAGCTTAGATGTTAGACTTGTTCGATTCTACATTTCCCAAACACAACCTGTCAGAGTGCAATGGATAAGTCTAAGAAGGAATATAGAAGGATGAAGAACTAAGAGGCATATTAATGCAAAATCCgtccaattgaaccttgaaccgatgagctcgccggttcgatgaccggtccggttctgacaaccttggtcaCACTACTAAGTGCATAAAACAAGAGTAGTACTCAGTCCTTGATGTTTCTTAGAacaaaactgtaaaaaaaaaaagttacattatAATCTCTCCCAAAAGCTAAATCAAATCAAAGTAATTATAGAGTAAAGTTTgttcatcaattttgatataaaaGTAGATTCTTTATGTCTGTTCAGGTATGAACACAAAGAAAAAGAGACAAGTAAAGTCAATAATGGACCACACGGTAAACTTGTGATTGAAAATGTGTCCTACAACCACCCAAGTGGGTAAAGTCAATAATGGAACCTTGCAAGTTGCATCAATTATTGAAATAATGGAATCTGGCTTTGTGGATATTTCTTCATAATTATTGAGCTGCCATTGCATTCATCTCACAGCTCTTCTGTTTACTACTCCTTTAATCTAAACCACTTTCTCATCTTTtcaactctttctttttctgaaaatATGGCTGATGCTTTACTTGGAGTTGCGTTTGAGAATTTGATATCTCTTCTTCAAAATGAATTTTCAATCATTTCTGGAATCAGTTCAAAGGCTCAAAAGCTATCAACTAACTTAGAACTGATCAAGGCAGTACTTGAAGATGCTGAGAAGAAACAACTCACAGACCGCTCTATTAAGGTATGGTTACAACAACTCAAAGATGCTGTATATGTGCTTGATGATATCCTTGATGAGTGTTCCATTAAATCCAATCGACTTAAGGGCTCATCCGCTTTCAAACCAAAGAATATCATTTTACGCCACAAGATTGGAAACAGGTTGAAAGAAATTTCAAGCAGATTCGATGAAATTGCTGACAAGAAGAACAAGTTTCTTCTCCAAGAGGGTGTTACTGCTAAGGAATTGACAGTTGAAGTGGCTGAATGGCGTCAAACAAGCTCAATTATTGCTGAACCAAATGTGTATGGACGAGAAGATGATAAAGAGAAGATTGTCGACTTTCTTATCAACCAAGGGAGCAACTCTAACTCCCTTTCCGTCTATCCCATTGTTGGCTTAGGAGGTGTTGGAAAAACAACTCTCGCTCAATTGGTCTTCAATGATCAAAGGGTGAGGAGTACCACCAACTTCGATACAAAGATATGGGTTTGTGTTTCTGAAGCTTTCTCGGTCAAGAGGATTCTATGTTCCATTATAGAATCTATCAACAGTGAGAAATGTGATGCCTTGGATTTAGAGGTAATACAAAGAAAGGCGCAAGAACTATTGCAAggtaaaagatttttgctagTTTTAGATGACGTTTGGAACAAAAATGAAGAACTGAAATTCGGATTGAGCCAAGAGAAATGGAACCAGCTGAAATCAGTGTTGTCCAGTGGATCCAAAGGTAGTTCTTGTTTAGTTTCCACTCGTGATGAGGTTGTTGCATCAATCATGGGAACATGTCAAGCTCATCATTTGTCTGGCCTCACTGAAAGTGAATGTTGGTTGTTATTCAAACAATATGCATTTGGACATGACAGAGAAGAACAAGTAGAGCTCGTGGAAATAGGCAAAGATATAGCAAAAAAGTGCGGGGGATTGCCTCTTGCTGCACAAGCATTGGGAAGTCTAATGCGCTCAAGGAGTGGAGAAAAAGAATGGTTGGAAATTAAAGAAAGTAACCTTTGGGATTCACAGAGTGACAATTATGTTTTGCCAGCCTTGATGTTGAGCTATTCTTATTTAACGCCGACTTTAAAGCAATGTTTCTCTTTTTGTGCTCTATTTCCGAAAGATACATTAATGTGGAAGGAAGAATTGATTCATCTTTGGATGGCTAATGGATTTATTTCATCTAGGAAAAGTTTGGAGGTTGAAGATGTTGGCAGCATGATTTGGAATGAACTATGCCAAAAATCATTCTTTCAAGACATTAAGATGGATACATATTATGGAGACATTTCTTTCAAGATGCATGATCTTGTCCATGATCTTGCTCAATCAATAATGGGGCAAGAATGTTTCCATTTGGAGTCTGCAAACAAGATCAGTTTGTCAAAAAGCACACACCACATAAGTGTTCACCTCGATGACTTGTTATCAATCGATGAGGGTGCCTTCAAAAAAGTTGAATCTTTGCGAACTTTGTATGAGTTGGAACGATATAGTGAAAGCAAACATCATTACTTCCCAACAAATCGTTTTCTTCGAGTTTTAAGCACATCCTTTATCAATGTTGTGCCATCATTAGGGAGTTTAATTCATTTAAGGTATTTGGGACTTAGTGACCTTGACATAGAATCGTTACCTGACTCTATTTACAACTTACAAAAATTGGAAatcttgaaaataaaattttgtgataAACTGAGTTGTCTTCCAAAACGCTTGGCTTGCTTACAAAATCTTAGACATCTAGTCATTAGATATTGTTATTCGTTGTCTCGCTTGTTTCCAAACATTGGAAAAATATCTTGCCTAAGAACATTAAGTTTATACATTGTTAGTTTAGAGAAAGGTAATAGCTTGGCAGAGTTACGTGATCTAAACCTAGGTGGAGAACTGAGTATTAAAGGCTTAGAAAATGTTGGCAGTTTATCTGAAGCTCAAGAAGCCAATTTGATGTGTAAAAAAGACCTCAAAGAATTATTGTTGTCATGGTCTGGAGATACAAATGCTGAGCAAGTACTTGAAGGGCTTCAACCTCACTCAAACCTCAAGAGGTTGAGAATAGATGACTATGAAGGATTATTGTTACCAAGTTGGATAAGTATTCTTAGTAATTTAGTTTCTCTTAATCTTTGGAATTGCAAGAAATGTGTGCGGCTTCCATCATTTGGTAAACTACAATCTCTAAAAAGATTGGAAGTATGGAAGATGGATAATCTAAAATACTTGGATGATGAGTGTCAAGATGGTATGGAGGAGAGAGTTTTCCCATCTCTGGAGGTACTCCATTTAATAGGGTTACCAAACATAGAGGGGTTATTGAAAGTGGAAAGAGGGGAGATGTTTCCTTGTCTTTCTGAATTGATAATCGAACATTGCCCTAAACTTGCACTGCCGTGTCTTCCATCTGTTAAAAAACTCACTGTATGGCAATGTAACAATGAGTTACTGAGGTCAATCTCTAACTTCTGCTGTCTTACTCGTCTTACCCTTTCTGGAGGCGTTGAAGGAATAACATCCTTCCCAGAGGGGATGTTCACAAACCTTACTTTTCTTCAAACtctaaaaatatttcaattctcAAAATTGAAGGAGTTACCAAATGAACCCTTTAACCTAGCTTTAGAGCATCTCTCTATCTCTGACTGTGATGAGCTTGAGTCTTTACCAGAGCTAATTTGGGAAAATCTACAATCCCTTCGATCTCTACAGATTGTCAATTGTAAAGGATTGCGATGCTTGCCGGAGGGTATTCGAAACCTCACTTCTCTTGAGAGTTTGGATATTCAAGAATGCCCAACATTAAAGGAACGATGCAAGGAGGGAACAGGGGAGGACTGGGACAAGATAGCACATATTCCAAATTTAAACATCTGGTGATGATGGTGTTGTGTTGCTTCTAATTTCAACAGGATTCTCCCTTCATCTATCTTTTCGTTGTGttaatttctcttttttgcTTTCATAGCCATAGGTAagtttgtatttatttatttatttcattttctcacTTGTTAGTTTAGTAAGTGAATATCCCTTTTTGTTTATGGAATTGAAATTTACTAATATCATGTTTAGTTTTAATTGTAACTATTTTCTCAACTTTCTCAGAAGGCATGTCGTTTCATGTTAATGACTTCTTCATTTTGATATATAACTGACTGTAATTTCTGAAGCTTCTTGTCtttcttttctatatttttatgcCATTTGAAGAACATTGGTATATATTCTCATTATTGACTTTTACTGCTACAAAATCTGCTACTAAGGAATATACGTAAAAGCAAGTTGTTTATGCATGCATCAAACTCTTACCAATTCAAGGCCTATGAACAATTAAACTGACTTCGAACTTTATATTTCTTGTTTATAGGTCAATTGAACAGATTCTGCTCTAGTTGTTGCCAAGTTGATAGATGTGAATACTTTGAGTTCATTATGATTTGCTATTTTCAGCTGCAATGGAAGTTCTTATAATTCGCTGATTTCAGCTTTTGTCAGAAACAATGTATTAGATTTTACAGTCTCTTTGGTTTTACTACAATGTGTATTGACACATAACTTTGACCGATCTCCTTTGATTGGATTCTTCTTAttcttctatatataaaaaatggttCAGTTTAGTTTACCATGTAATCTTTTAAATTTACAGCTTGTTATGTAATGAATAGTGATTATGTTTAAGCTCAAGATAGTAGTTGCTCAATGCTCAGCCATATATAAACTTGTTATATGTTTGACAGTGAGATAAGATCTATAATCAAACCAGTTCTCTATGTTCAcatttctttctcttctccaCACTTAACTCACTCACTTTCACTGTTTCCATTTCAGTGTTCCACTTACCAAGACATGTGTTCCTTTCTTCAATTTTCTCAGTTAAATCTGCGTCTCATGTTTACCGTTCCATTTTTACGAAATTGAATTCAACTTTggatttgattgattttttatgATAACATTTTGATCGGCCTTAAAGGAACTCTGAACCGGCCATTATTCTCGTTGAGTTACCTTTTTGGACATGTGATTGTAACGAAAAGTAATTTATTCTCGTTTAGTTACCTTTTTGGACATGTGATTGTAACGAAAAGCCATTATTCTCGTTTAGATCCACCGTTTCTTCCACAAAACTGTCATCTTCAACTTTTGCACCCTGACCATCTGTCTCAAGGTGTATAACCTTCTTTTCATGTTGAGGTGTGGCAGAATCTCTAATTACAATACCACTATGAGCACGTTTGTCGACATTATGATGGATATTAAAATGCGGTGAGTtgcaattaaataaattaaataaagaaacaaCTTGTGTATTGTGTTAGGGAGAGTTAGGGAGAGAACAGGCTCACAAATTCCAATCAGAGTTGCATAACCGTCAGAAACTGTCAACCTGCTACTGCAGTTCAATGTATTTCAGATTGAATGAGAAAACTGCTTCATGAGAGTTTCATGAATCAAAGTTGTTCAGTAAATTCTGTTTCATTCATTTCCACTTCCAATACAAATACAATGCAGcctcatcaattttaaaagacaTTCATTCTTAAATCAAATGCACAAAAACCATGCTGAATGCAGAAAAGGCCAACTAATACTTGAGATTGAGTACCAACTGAATTATAGTGTTTCATTGATTAAAGGGAGATAACTGCTACAGGTTACTgagtatattatttttaagtgtCTTATAAGTTGTCTAACTTCAAATGAGAGTAATTTTGCAAGTACTATAAATAAATCCCAACCTTTCTTTCTCACTCACTTTCACTGTTTCCATTTCAgttcctctttttcttcactCTTGAGCATTTCTTTCAATCAATGAGGGTGCCTTCAAAAAAGTTGAAATCTTGCGAACATATTTTTCCAGTTGAACCGATAtcctgaaagaaaaaaatcagtACTTCCtgtcaaacctttttttttcggGTTTTATGCACATCATTTATCCATGCACCGTCACTAGGGAGTTTAATTCGTTTAAGGTATTTGGAACTTTATTCCCTTGACATAGAAACGTTGCCGGACTTAATTTACAACTTACACAAATTGTGATAAACTGAGTTGTCTTCCAAAAAGCTTGTTTTGCTTACAAAATCTTAGACATGTAGTCATTGAATGTTATTCTTGaagtattagttttttttttttagtgaaatggatccaAATAATCACTTCAACACCTAAAATTATTCTAatcatcccaacaattatcaaaatccaaatcaatttttcaaccaacatcctcaaaacatacctaattttggtttagtaCCAAATTTCAACCAGTCATCCTTTGTTCCAAACTTTCATCCATATTATGGATCTATGCTGATAAATCCATCTCAACCACCCCCGTTTAATGGTTATATGACAATGGTGAATGAAAATTTTCCGAGTGGTGGTACACCTAACTTCCCGAATTTTCAACACAAATAACTATTGCTAATGAAGTCACTCCAAATTCAGATGATTCAACTCCTAAGAGCAAGAAAAACCATCAACCAGCATAGAACACTGATCAAAATTTGGTGCGAATGGGTGGATTAAATTTGGAACAAGCGGTGTTGTCGTGAGAAACCAGAAAGGTGATACATATTGGGGTAATGAGCATTGCTTATTCGATTCTCCGCGTGATGCAGCTGCATGCCGAAACCGTTTTAATTATATGAATAAAATACTGGGTAAATGGATTGGCGCTTATGAGGCCGCTAGGGGTTTGCAAAAAAGAGGTTGGTCCGAGAATGACGTTTTGGCAAAAGCGCAGGAAATATACGCATGTGGGAAGAATGTTCAATTCACTTTAATGGCAGAATGGCAAGCTCTCCGTGGGCGAAAattcttttaagtgggggagagttgtaacgccccatattttattaattatttatttgtgtgattaattgattatgtgtttaaattgtattattatttaGTTAGTTACTaagtatgattatgcatgttagTTAGTCATAAGTTATTTGGTTGCTAGAATAGTGGGCTTATGGTTATTAGGCTTGGAGAGAGTTAAATGAAGGGTATTGTGGTAATTGGATGATACCTTAAAAGAAGGGTTTTCATTTGTCTTAAAGAAGAGAAAAGAGAggaagaaagagaagagagaaaataaagaaaaagagaaagaatgagAGTAGAGAAGCAAATCCCGTTTTCCATGCACCAGCTCCACTAAAACTTCGATTTCAGATTCATTAACCGTTGGATCTCAACAAGATTTTGAGGGTAGGTTCACAACATACAAACGCAACTTTTGACCGTTAGGATCGTCAAAAAAGGTCTGAGGTGGGAGAAATCATGCTCGCAATGTACAGTTAAGAATTGGgggaaaatgaagaaaaagaagagaaatgcAAGAGCAAAGAGTAACTTGGAGCTTGAGGATTCAAGAGGAGTGGAGGACTAGAATTTCCAACATTAATACAAGGTAAGAGGTTGGATTTTGTAGCTATGAGATGGTTAATGAGAGGGGAGAAATCACATTTCTCTAGCTCAAACTCTCACATCTCTTTTTAGGTTTTGGGTTTTAATTGAGGGAAATTGGGAATGTGTTATTATAGATTTTTATGTTGAATCACATGTTGATAAATGTTTATCCATGATTTGATGAtgttataatatgataaaaatttatgtttttacttgttgttgttgattgttgttATTTGGGTATTTTCATGTTTTGGTAAAAGTAGTGATGAATATTGTTGATTCTCATGATTGGTGTCTTCCAAGTGTTTGTTAATAATGTGTAAATGAATGAAATGTACTAAAGGTAGAATTTAAGTTAACCTACCTTTTGATAGTTTGGAAAATCGTGTGTATGTACCAATACATAGGAGTGTATGTATCGACACATACATGTGTGAGTTATGTAGAAACTTGGAAATAACAAACTTGTACCGATAC encodes:
- the LOC123881846 gene encoding putative disease resistance protein RGA1, yielding MADALLGVAFENLISLLQNEFSIISGISSKAQKLSTNLELIKAVLEDAEKKQLTDRSIKVWLQQLKDAVYVLDDILDECSIKSNRLKGSSAFKPKNIILRHKIGNRLKEISSRFDEIADKKNKFLLQEGVTAKELTVEVAEWRQTSSIIAEPNVYGREDDKEKIVDFLINQGSNSNSLSVYPIVGLGGVGKTTLAQLVFNDQRVRSTTNFDTKIWVCVSEAFSVKRILCSIIESINSEKCDALDLEVIQRKAQELLQGKRFLLVLDDVWNKNEELKFGLSQEKWNQLKSVLSSGSKGSSCLVSTRDEVVASIMGTCQAHHLSGLTESECWLLFKQYAFGHDREEQVELVEIGKDIAKKCGGLPLAAQALGSLMRSRSGEKEWLEIKESNLWDSQSDNYVLPALMLSYSYLTPTLKQCFSFCALFPKDTLMWKEELIHLWMANGFISSRKSLEVEDVGSMIWNELCQKSFFQDIKMDTYYGDISFKMHDLVHDLAQSIMGQECFHLESANKISLSKSTHHISVHLDDLLSIDEGAFKKVESLRTLYELERYSESKHHYFPTNRFLRVLSTSFINVVPSLGSLIHLRYLGLSDLDIESLPDSIYNLQKLEILKIKFCDKLSCLPKRLACLQNLRHLVIRYCYSLSRLFPNIGKISCLRTLSLYIVSLEKGNSLAELRDLNLGGELSIKGLENVGSLSEAQEANLMCKKDLKELLLSWSGDTNAEQVLEGLQPHSNLKRLRIDDYEGLLLPSWISILSNLVSLNLWNCKKCVRLPSFGKLQSLKRLEVWKMDNLKYLDDECQDGMEERVFPSLEVLHLIGLPNIEGLLKVERGEMFPCLSELIIEHCPKLALPCLPSVKKLTVWQCNNELLRSISNFCCLTRLTLSGGVEGITSFPEGMFTNLTFLQTLKIFQFSKLKELPNEPFNLALEHLSISDCDELESLPELIWENLQSLRSLQIVNCKGLRCLPEGIRNLTSLESLDIQECPTLKERCKEGTGEDWDKIAHIPNLNIW